A genomic stretch from Xenopus laevis strain J_2021 chromosome 6S, Xenopus_laevis_v10.1, whole genome shotgun sequence includes:
- the LOC108719855 gene encoding uncharacterized protein LOC108719855, which produces MLGSSARLRWLFLMLFFSKVSPEGCPEGTSCTNSPPESEPNKHCVGARCPARTSRNSRPSHHQSSSSGSFLQPSRVHLLHPAREESLGTGQGSTDTWGVHQNLSGNNSRDCKGIECKLPLRIRLKSRGRSPCVGEGCQVVEGQRDSQGMVRLSDRAAHFIGEVPDFQHGTSELGAAPLGVQLTCDIKPGENEVPSEDALILQLQLSKGQEKFVELLKSQQKTITDLQQKLSEQQVLLVNQQRQIIEQQRKMYEQMDLIKVQYSILFDTVKQMSFQSLQEDIQNYFEAHLQGLQNQARNHLQKTYSVHKVDVDAKVIDVGGPLLDCDQCESDEFCNFQKMPPQCEKCTLCPAGFFQLSECSETDDRICQDRDECMDSPSICGEKIKCLNTPGGFRCLGVAEKDAALGLCGEQYFFNKELQECQACSECEEEVVSFPCTADSDTVCSYASKSELSESWSANVSLPSAKLTNSQVYPGLNLKIKEKQQCEILSPDDNTLIFKQHGLLWADLNFAVKHNCRNFLQLSLKMNNSEEGYELSGSRIEQPDGKYFQSTSISCAAEVEPGHTLSLFLKSPNQFCNQSKDLHVYDLNTPLSIFWLSHDTGAVAMTAQMSTAMHYQTNYRPTFKIISVSDPYMISLSHDGRSIKFTESGVVKFVFQQALYSMGPTCVREGFSLISYINRNGTNSELMQIFKSGVNYRDTSISASGAGKVNSGDVISFEITSPAQCNVRYFGENSGISILSLIWIPTAISTAVTAKVSSTGLPTGAVRNKLLHFQDPSNDRIIKLMTSGQYAHKYFMFAERGTVSISLHLKLIHSCNILKLTLNKLISDQGPSAAVAQQIGGQMPEGSLWTSVSFRFSFDVQNGTKISVSLDCIRGRINHIAHDQGTNFSIFWVSS; this is translated from the exons ATGCTGGGCTCCAGTGCAAGGCTGAGGTGGCTGTTTTTGATGCTGTTCTTCAGCAAGGTTTCCCCAGAGGGATGTCCAGAGGGCACCTCCTGCACCAACAGCCCCCCTGAGAGTGAGCCTAACAAGCACTGTGTGGGAGCCAGGTGCCCGGCCAGGACAAGCAGAAACTCCCGACCCTCGCATCACCAgagcagcagcagtggcagctTCCTTCAGCCCAGCAGAGTTCATCTGTTGCACCCTGCCCGGGAGGAGTCATTGGGTACTGGACAAGGATCTACAGACACCTGGGGAGTACACCAGAATTTGAGTGGAAACAACAGCAGAGACTGCAAGGGCATAGAGTGCAAACTGCCCCTGAGGATCCGCCTGAAGTCACGTGGCAGGTCTCCCTGTGTTGGGGAAGGGTGCCAGGTGGTGGAGGGGCAACGAGACTCTCAGGGTATGGTGCGTCTGTCCGACAGAGCTGCTCATTTCATTGGGGAGGTGCCGGACTTTCAGCATGGAACATCGGAACTGGGAGCAGCCCCATTAGGGGTCCAGCTCACCTGCGATATCAAACCAG GAGAAAATGAGGTGCCTTCAGAAGATGCTCTTATTCTACAACTGCAGCTCTCCAAGGGGCAAGAGAAGTTTGTGGAGTTGctgaagagtcagcagaagaCCATCACTGACCTGCAGCAAAAGCTTTCCGAGCAACAGGTCCTTCTCGTTAACCAGCAACGGCAAATCATAGAGCAGCAAAGGAAAATGTATGAACAAATGGATCTGATTAAGGTCCAGTACAGCATCTTGTTTGACACAGTCAAGCAAATGTCTTTTCAGAGTCTGCAGGAGGACATTCAGAACTATTTTGAAGCACATCTTCAAGGACTACAGAACCAGGCGAGGAACCACCTGCAGAAGACCTACTCTGTGCACAAGGTCGATGTGGATGCAAAAGTCATAGATGTCGGAGGGCCTTTGCTGGACTGCGACCAATGTGAAAGTGATGAATTTTGTAATTTCCAGAAGATGCCGCCCCAGTGTGAGAAATGTACGCTGTGCCCCGCTGGATTCTTTCAGCTGTCTGAATGCTCTGAAACTGACGATCGCATTTGCCAG GACAGGGATGAATGCATGGATTCTCCAAGCATCTGTGGAGAAAAGATAAAGTGCTTAAATACTCCAG GTGGCTTCCGATGTCTTGGAGTTGCAGAGAAGGATGCAGCTTTGGGACTTTGTGGGGAACAGTACTTTTTTAATAAGGAATTGCAGGAATGTCAGGCTTGCTCAGAGTGTGAAGAAGAAGTTGTATCCTTCCCATGTACAGCTGACAGTGATACTGTGTGTAGCTACGCTAGCAAGAGCGAGTTATCAGAGTCATGGTCGGCAAATGTATCCTTGCCCTCAGCAAAGCTGACGAATTCCCAGGTATATCCGGGCCTCAACCTGAAAATCAAGGAGAAGCAAcaatgtgaaattctctcccctGATGATAATACGTTAATATTTAAACAACATGGATTGCTGTGGGCTGACCTCAATTTTGCGGTGAAGCACAACTGCAGGAATTTccttcaactgtccctgaaaatGAACAATAGTGAAGAGGGATACGAGTTAAGCGGCTCCCGTATAGAACAGCCAGATGGGAAATATTTTCAGAGCACCAGTATAAGTTGTGCAGCTGAGGTTGAACCCGGTCACACATTATCGCTTTTTCTAAAGAGCCCCAACCAGTTCTGCAATCAAAGTAAAGACCTACATGTCTACGATCTTAACACCCCCTTGAGCATCTTCTGGTTGTCTCACGACACTGGGGCTGTTGCGATGACTGCTCAGATGTCCACTGCCATGCATTATCAGACCAACTATAGGCCTACtttcaaaataatttctgttTCAGACCCCTATATGATAAGCTTGTCGCATGACGGGAGAAGCATCAAATTCACAGAATCTGGAGTTGTAAAATTTGTTTTCCAGCAAGCCCTCTATTCTATGGGTCCAACATGCGTCCGAGAAGGCTTTTCACTGATCTCTTACATAAATAGAAATGGTACGAATTCTGAGCTAATGCAGATCTTCAAGTCTGGAGTCAACTACAGAGACACTTCAATTTCTGCATCTGGAGCTGGAAAGGTCAACAGCGGTGATGTCATAAGCTTTGAGATAACATCTCCGGCACAGTGCAATGTGCGTTATTTTGGAGAGAATTCTGGCATAAGTATACTGAGTCTGATTTGGATCCCAACAGCAATTTCTACTGCTGTGACAGCCAAAGTGTCCAGTACTGGTTTGCCTACAGGCGCCGTCAGAAATAAACTCTTGCATTTTCAGGATCCCTCAAATGACCGAATTATAAAGCTCATGACCTCTGGCCAGTATGCCCATAAATATTTCATGTTTGCTGAACGGGGAACAGTTAGTATTTCGCTTCACTTGAAGTTAATTCATTCCTGCAATATCTTAAAATTGACCTTGAATAAACTGATCAGTGACCAAGGACCATCTGCAGCAGTTGCACAACAAATTGGCGGGCAGATGCCGGAGGGAAGCCTCTGGACCAGTGTGTCCTTTCGCTTTTCCTTTGATGTTCAGAATGGTACAAAGATATCAGTTTCCCTTGATTGCATACGTGGGAGGATCAACCATATTGCTCACGATCAAGGAacaaatttttcaatattttgggTTTCCTCTTAA